The following nucleotide sequence is from Candidatus Poseidoniia archaeon.
GAACCGGGAAAACTGGTCTGACGAAGATAAACAGAACTGGTCAAGGGATGATAAACACTGGGACCGAGAAAACTGGTCTGACGAAGAGCGTGAAGAACGCGGTGATGATGAAGCCTGTCTGACCATGGAAGAGTGGAAAGAAAGATTTGGACGAGATAAAGAAGGTCGTGACAAAGAAAACGGAACGGCTCATGACGATGAGGTATGGGAAGAGATCAGAGTCAGGATGGCTGAACTCGGAGAAGCCTGTGAAGAAGGTGACGAAGTAGCCTGTGAAGAATTAGAAGCGTTGATTCGGGGATGCGACCGCGAAAGAGACGACAGGGACGATAAAGACCGTGACGAAGAAGATAATGAAGAGCGAGAAGACTCCGACGAAGAAACAGAAGAATAAGACAAGTCCTCGGAGGGGGTCATCCTCGAGAAATACTGTTCACAAAAAATCTCGCCTCTAGTTTAGATACATCTGAAACCTGCTAGAACTGCATCACCAGCAGCAACCCGCCATACCCGGTCGCCATCAGGAACGGCGTGTCCCAGGTGTGCGGCGAGAACGCCTCGGCGAGGGTCATCGCCAGCGGGACGATGGCAAGCGCGAGCGCGAACTGCAGCGCGCTGAAGTGCGGCGCGTGCAGCGCGATAATCACGAGCCCCGTCAGCAGGATGAAGCCGCTGCCTTCGAGCGTCCGCACGTAGGTGCGGTCGGTGCCGAGCGCACGCGTGTGGTATTCGTGCCGGCCCCAGCGCACGCCAATCGGCTCCGCGAGGCCGTCACCGACGGCGTTTATCAGCAGCGGAATCATGACCAGCCCCGCGAGGCCGATTTCGCCAAAGTACCAGATGGCAGGCAGCATGACCATGAAGCCGGCGACGAACTGGCTGAAAATCCAGACCAGCGTGTAGGGGCGGTCCTCGGGCCGGTCGAAGGCTTCGAACATCAGCTGGTAGGGCGGGAAGCGGCTGCGAATCGGCTCCCAGAAAACCAGCAGCGAAAGCGTCACGATGGCGGAGCTGGTAAGCAGGTATTCGATGTCGGCAAAGGTGGCGACATCCAGCTGCCGGTCAATCGCCACCGGCAGGAAGAAAATCGCGACGTGGTTCAGCTTGCGCGTGTAATTGACCCGCACGCCGCATCGCGCCATCCAGCCCGAGGCGAGCATGATGGCGAGCAGCGCGCCCGCCTTCAGCAGCGTCGATTCAACCTGGGATGATGAGAATTCCATGCGATACCGCGCATGGTGGACCGGGCGAGATTTGAACTCGCGCCCTCCTCCATGCCAAGGAGGCGATCTTCCAGACTGATCTACCGGCCCACGCGGGCGGTCCACGAAGGGAGCGCTTTAAGGATTGCCGCTTGCGCCCTTCAGTTTTCGGGGGAGAGCGGCCGGATGGTCCACGCCACCAGCGCCACGCCCGCCAGCATTACCGCCAGCGCGCCCGTCGCCTCGAACACAGGCGCCTGCACCGCGACCGTTTCCGGCTGGAGCTCGTAGTAGCCGCTGACGTTGAACTGCTCCCCGTCGGCCATGGTCACCTGCCAGCGATACTGGAAGGTGCCGGGTTCGGGCTCCGCCGTCATGCGCCAGTCGCAGCCAGCGCCGCTGGCTGCGACCGGTCCCGGCGCTGGCTCTGCGGGCCACTCGGCGTCGTGGTCGTCAATGGGGCCGTGCAGTAGTAGCGTCGCCGACGCGACGTCGTCGCACGCGCCGCCGGGCGGCCTGAGGTGGGCGACGCGCTCGCGGCGCTGGAGTCGCACGGAGACTGGCTCGAGCAGTGGGAGCCCGCCTTCCGACCGCGGCAGCCGACCGCGAATCGCGAGCCGCTCCTGCGATTTGCGCGCGGCAGGCTGACCCGCACGGCGACCGGCGGTGCGAGCTTCGAGCATCCGCTCTTCGGCGCCGTCCCCGAAACGCTCGCCGACACCGCGCCGCTGCGGCCGTCCGGCAACGTGCGCCATGGGCTCTTCACGCTCCGCGCTGCCGGCGCGCGCGCACTGCACGGCGCGAATGAGGCGCCGCGCCAGCGCGTCGTCGTGCACGCAGACTCGGCCGAGTTCAACCAGCAGGGGCGCAACGTCTTCGGCAAGTTCGTGCTTGCGTGCGACCCCGGGTTGCGCTGCCGCGACGAATGCCTGGTGGTTACCGAGGCGGACGAGCTGGTCGCGGTCGGGAGACTGGAAATCGCGCCGGGGGAGATTGCGCTCGGCGGGCAGGGACTGGCGGTAAAAGTACGCGAAGCGGTTTAAGTAGCGGTCATCGAGAACCTGTTCTGAAATTAGAGTTTAAATGACGTGGCGCCAGGAGAGTGTTCCGAACGAACCTTTTGAGAAAAGCTTCACCAAAATTGTGAGTTCGGAATCACTGTCGGAGCGCCATGCGCCGCGGGCGGCGCATGGCGCCAGGAGAGGGATTCGAACCCCCGTGGGGAGACCCCAGTGGTTTTCGAGACCACCGCCCTACCGGACTAGGCGATCCTGGCGCGCAGGCGCCAGCAAAGGCGGATGATAAGCATTAAGCCGGAGGCGGCGGCGGCAGCGCATGCTGCCGCCGCCAAGCGTTAATCCCGTCCACCGCTGGCGTCGCATGAAGCGGCGCGTAACCGTCGGCGGCGAGGAGCGCGAGGTCAAGCTGGCGGAGGAGGCGACCGCAAGTGATTTGATCGCGGCGCTGGAGCTGCACCCGGACGGCGTGCTGGTGCTCGCCGAGGGCGAACCGCTGCGGCCAATCGCGCTCAATTCGCGCCTGCCGGAGAGGGGCGTGCGCGTGGTGCTGGTCGCCTCGGGCGGCTGAAGGCAAGGATTAAACGCTCGGAAGGGGTGCGGGGGCGAATGTCCAGCGAGAAGCAGCCGCCGGAAACCGAATCGCCCGCCCCGGTCGACCCCGAGGCGCAGGCGCCGCTGCCGGGTCACGAGCTGGGCGAGAGGCCGATTGCGTGGCGCGCGCGTCAGGAAGAGGTGCTGGTCAAGGTCAGCCGGCGCGAGAAGGACGAAATTGACTTCGTCGTCGACGCCTTCTGGATATTCGTCGCACGCGTCCGCGCCGCCTCGCGGCCGCTACTGGCGCTGGGTGTGCTGCTAATCCTGCTCGGCGTCAGTCTCGCGGGCTGGCCTCAGGCGGCGCTCGGGCAGGACCGCAGTGGCTACTGGTACGTGGCCGCGGTCGACCACGGCAGCCTCGCGCGCTACACCACCGACGGCGACTATCCCGACTTCGCGCCCGGCGACACTTTCCTGCTGCAGGGCAACATCGAGTCCATCGAGTATTACGCCCCGCTCGAGGAGGCGGGCTGGCCACAACTGGTTCCGGCGCCGCAAGCGGCCGACGGGACCATGCTGGCGAACGGCTCGCTCGAGTCGCTCTTCGGCCAGTCATCGAGTGCGGCGGCCAACTACTCGAGTGCACGACTGGTGCGGCAGCAATACTTCAGCAATCTCTCTGTCAGCGGGTTCCTGTTCAACGAAGTGGACTTCGAGGATGTCGTCTTCGAGAACGTCGTCTTCGAGTATGGCTTCTTCATCAACTGCGACTTCGAGCGTGTCGCCTTCCACAACGTCACGATTCGCGGCTCGGTGTTCTCGCACGTCGTGCTCTCCGAAGTGCTATTGCAGAACTCGGTCTTCGAAGAGGCGCGACTGGAACATGCTGCCGTGGACCAGATGGTGGTTCGCAGCACGGTCTGGGAAAGCACCGTCAGCCTCCAGAGCAGCTTGCGCGGAATCAAGTTCGACCATGCGCAGCTGACCAACGGCAGCTTCCAGAAATCGCAGCTGGACGTGGTGCTGTTCCAGCAGACGCGCGTCACCAACTTCACGCTGCTCAACACGCCGGTCACCAACGTCGCCGACGGAGAGGAGCTGGGTTACACCTACATGACCCTCCGCGGCGCCACGGTCCGTGCAGCGGGAAATCTGGAGCAGCGGCTACCAGTCGGCGCCTCAATCTACATGGACGTCACAGTCATCGCTGAAGGTAGCGGTGCCGGGTCGGTCGCCAACTCGACCTGGGTTGCCGGCAACGTCACAGGCGAGGGATTCACGACGCCTTTCGGCGAGCAGCCGGTCAACCTCAGCCGCGAACTGCTGGTGGTTGAGCCCGAGGTGGTGCGGCCCACCTTCTGGTGGTCGGTCGGCTTCAACTCATTCGTGCTGGCGGGCGCGATGCTGCTGGTCTACGCTGTCGGTGGCCATGCGGTAATTCTGGCGGTGACGCGCTTCAGCATGCCGATACTCGCCACCGCGGGCGGATTCCTGCTGCTTTTCCTCGCCATTCCAACCCGCGACTTCCTGCTGGTTTCGCAGCTGATGCTGCTCTACTTCGTCCCGCCACTCGGCAAGGGGACCGTCATCCCACTCGGGATTGCGGCCGGAATCAACCCATGGGTGCTGGCGCTGGCAACCGCCTTCGTCGACATCATGGTCGGCATCTTCCTGGCGTGGAATTTCGACCTTGCGCGTAAGATTCCGTTCGTCGGCGGCGGCATCCGCCGGGTGCAGGCCAAGGGCCACGAAATCATGACCGCGCAGCCGTGGATTGAGCGGCTGGCGTTCGCCGGCATCATGCTCTTCGTGATGTTCCCGTTCCAGGGCTCCGGCTCGGTCGGCGGCACCCTGCTCGGCCGCTCGATGTCGATGACCCCCTACCGCATCCTCTCGGCCGTGGCGATTGGGGGCGTCCTCGGGTCGTTCATCATTTCCGCCTCAATTGTCTTCGGCCTCGGGCTCGCCGGGCAGATGAGCACTTACGGATTGCTGATTGCACTGGTGGTGGCGCTGATTATTGTCACCCTCTGGTACACCTTCCGCCACTGGGACGAGCTGAGCCTCGACGAGTTCCAGGAGGCGCTGGGGCTCCACCGCGAGGGCATCATCGGCGCCCCGGTCGGCGCCGCGGCCGACCTTGCGGGCGCGGCGACCAGCGGCGTCTTCCGCGCCGTCGAGGGGACCGGACAGGTCATCTCGAAGACCACCGCGACCGTGCTCGACACATTCCTGCCCGAGAGCGAGCGGGAGACGCCGTCCGCCGACAAGCCCGAAGGCGAAACGGAGGACGAGGGGTGACGCGTTCGCTGGTCACTGGCGGCGCCGGCTTCATCGGCTCGCACCTCGTTGGCGCGCTGGTCGCGCGGGGCGACCGCGTCAGCGTGCTCGACAACCTCTCGTCGGGGAGCCTCGACTTCCTGGTGGGCGTGCGCGACGCCATCGAGTTCCATCAGCTGGACCTGCTCGACGAGGAGTTCGACGCGCTGCTCGACGGAATAGACATAGTCTGGCACCTTTCGGCCAACCCCGAGGTGCGCACCGGCATCGACGCGCCCGAAGTCATGTTCCGGCAGAACGTCGACGCAACGCGCTGCGTGCTGGCGGCGATGGCGCGCTGCGGAGTGCGCGACATTGTTTTCACGTCGACCTCGACCGTCTACGGCGAGGCGAGCGTCGTGCCGACTCCCGAGGAATACGAGCCGCTGGCACCGATTTCGGCCTACGGCCAGAGCAAGCTCGCGGCGGAGCAGCTCATCGAGCGCTTCTGCGAGGAGGAGGGCGGGCGCGCCATCTCGTTCCGCTTCGCCAACTGCGTCGGCCCGCGCAGCAACCACGGCGTCACCTTCGATTTCTTCCACAAGTTGCGCGCCGATTCCGGGGCGCTGGAAATCCTCGGCGACGGAAAGCAGTTCAAGTCCTACTTCCACGTCGCCGACTGCATCGCCGGGATGCTCGCGGTCGCGCCCGTCGCGGCGTGCGCCGCCGGCGGCTTCGCCGCGCTCAACGTCGGCTCGGAGGACGGCATCGACGTCGTGACGGTGGCCGACGCAGTCTGCGAGGCGCTCGGCCTCGACGGAGTCGAGTACAGCTTCACCGGCGGCGTCGACGGCGGACGCGGCTGGAAGGGCGACGTGAAGCGGATGCTGCTGGCAATCGAGCGGCTGCGCGGCTTCGGCTGGGCGCCGCAGTTCGGCAGCCGCGCTGCCATCTATGATACGGCGCGCTGGCTGGACGAAAACTATTAAGGTGAAAGCCCGCAGCCGGGCCGGCGCTCCCGTGGTGTAGTCCGGCCCATCATCTCGGCCTCTCGAGCCGAACACCCGGGTTCGAATCCCGGCGGGAGCACCACGCGCTTTTGTCGGCCGGCAAAGCCGGCCGCAAAACCTTGACCAAAACATAACATCACGCTGCTTACGGTTGCGGAATGGTTGCGAAAAAAGTAATCCTTGCGGCAGCCTTTTATCACGCCTGAGTTCGGCGGCGCTCCATGGCTGAGTGGCGCATTCTGGTGGCCGACGAGGTCGCTCCCGAAGGGGTCGAATTGCTGCGCTCCGCGGCGCAGGTGAGCGTGCACGCCGGCCTGTCGGAGGCGGAGCTGCGCGCGGCGCTGCCGGGCTGCCACGCGCTGGTGGTGCGGTCGGCGACGAAGGTGACCGCGCGCGCGCTGGAGGCGGCCGACTCGCTGGTGGTCATCGGGCGCGCCGGGATTGGCGTCGACAGCATCGACGTGGCGGCGGCGACGGAGCGCGGCATCGCGGTAATGAACACGCCCGAGTCGGGCGCCGTCACGACCGCCGAGCATACGCTGGCGATGATTATGGCGCTCGCGCGGCGCATCCCGCTCGGCGACCGGCTGCTGCGTGAGGGCGACTGGGCCAAGCCGCGGCTGGTCGGCATCGAGCTGCGCGGCAAGACGCTCGGCGTCGTCGGGCTGGGGCGCATCGGCCGCGTCGTGGCCGACCGCGCGCTGGGGCTGAAGATGCGGGTGCTGGCGCACGACCCGTTTCTCAAGGAGCCGCCCGAAGGGGTCCAGCTGGTCTCGTTCGAGCGCTGCCTGGCCGAGAGCGAAATCGTGACGCTGCACGCGCCACTGGTCGCCAAAACGCGCCATCTCATGAACGCGGCGGCGTTCGCGCAGATGCAGCCGGGAGCGCGGCTGGTCAACTGCGCGCGCGGCGGGCTGGTCGATGAGGCGGCGTTGCAGGCGGCGCTCGAGAGCGGCCACCTGGCGGGCGCGGCGCTCGACGTCTATGACCGCGAGCCGCTCGACGAAGCGCATCCGCTGCTGGGGCTCGACAACGTCATCCTGACACCGCATCTGGGCGCTTCAACGCGCGAGGCGAAGGTGGCGGTGGTGACCGACCTGGCGCAGCAAATCCTGACCTGTCTCGAGACCGGGCTGGTGCTCAATGGCATCAACGTGCCGCACGTGCCCGCGGGCGAGGCGCAGTTCCTGGCGCCGTTCCTGAAGCTGGCAGAGCGGCTGGGGGCGCTGCTGGTGCAGGCGTTCCCCGGCTCGCTCACGGCGCTGAAGGTGACGACGCAGGGCGACCTGGCGCAGGCGGGGCAGCGACCGGTACAGGTCGCTGCCCTTGCTGGCGCGCTGCGGCCGCTCGCCGAAGGGGCGGTAACGCAGGTCAACGCCGAAAAGCTGGCCGGAGAGATGGACGTGGCGCTTAGCGGTGGGCAGGACCGGCTCAAGCGCGATTTCGTCAACCTGCTGCGCATCGAGGCCGAGATTGACGGCGGGACGCACTTCGCGTCGGGGACGCTCATCGGGCGACGGCACCTGCGGATGGTCGAGCTGGACGCTTTCCTGCTCGACGCCATCCCCGAAGGCGAGCTGCTGCTGACCTGGCATCAGGACCGCCCCGGGATGCTCGGTCGCATCGGCACGCTGCTCGGCGAGCACGGCGTCAACATCTCGCGGCTGCAACTCGGCCGCCACGACGGCGGTGCCCTGGCAATCTACAACCTTGACGCGCCACTCAACGAGGGCGTGCGCAATGCCCTGGCCGCGGTCGACGGCATCGGCCGAATACGTACCGTCTCGCTGCCTGACTGATGCGCTTCACCCACGTCTGCTTTGACTGCGACTCGACACTCTCGCAAATCGAGGGCATCGACTGGCTCGCGGCGCAGGCGGGCGCCGACGTTGCGGCGCTGACCCGTCAGGCGATGGAGGGGGAGCTGCCGCTCGAAGAGGTTTACGCTCGCCGGCTGGAGCTGGTGCGGCCCAAGCGCGAGGCGCTCAGCAGGCTGGGCGACGTCTACGTCACCGCGCTGGTCGATGGTGCAGCCGAAGCGGTCGCCGCGCTGGGGGCGGCGGGGGTCGCAGTACACCTGGTCTCGGCCGGCCTGCAACAGGCGCTGCTGCCGCTGGCCGCTGCTCTGGGCGTGCCGCCGGAACGGCTGCACGCAGTCGAACTACGGTTCGACCGCGACGGCAACTACGCGGGCTTCGAGGCGGGGCCGCTCACCCGCAGCGGCGGCAAGCGCGAGGTGGTCGCGACCATCATGGCCGACGGCGGCGCCTGCGCCTTCGTCGGCGACGGCATCACCGACCTGGAGACGCGCGACGACGTCGCCATGTTCATCGGCTTCGGCGGCGTCGTACGGCGGCGTGCGGTCGAGGCGGCGTGCGAGCATTACATTACGGAGCTGCGGGAATTGCCGGCGATGCTGCTGGAGAGCGCGTGATCTGGAATTTCGGCCCCGGGCCAGCGCTACTGCCCGACACGGTGCGTGAGCGCTGCGCGGCGGCGCTGCTCGACTACGAGGACGGCATCGGCATCGGCGAAACCAGCCACCGCAGTCCCGCCTTCACGCGCATCATCGAGGACGCCGAGCGCCGCGTGCGCGAGCTGCTGGGCGCGGGCGACGAGTTCGCGGTGCTGTTCCTGCCGGGGGGCGCGAGCCTGCAGTTCAGCATGCTCCCCGCCAGCTTCCTGCGCACGCGGGGCGACTACGTCGTCACCGGTAGCTGGGCGCAGAAGGCGGCCGACGCGGGCGCGCAGTATGGCGAGACGCGCGTTGTCGCCAGCAGCGCGGTGACGAACTTCGACCGCATCCCCGACGGCTGGGTGTCGGCCGGTGCTGACTACCTGCACATCTGCGCTAACAACACCATCGCCGGGACGCAGTGGCGCGACTTCCCGCAGCATCCTTGCCTGCTCGCCGATATGAGCTCAGAAATCATGTCGCGGCCGCTCGCCATGCACGACTTCGGAGCGATTTACGCTGGCGCGCAGAAAAATCTCGGCCTTGCCGGTGTGACGCTGGTCGTGCTGCGCCGCGACCTGCTCGCGACCGCGCGCGAGGGGCAGCCGCCGATGCTCGACTACAACCTGCACGCCACGAAGGGGAGCCGGCTCAACACGCCGCCGACTTTCGCCATCTTCGCACTGCGCGAGACGCTGCGCTGGGTGCAGCGCGAGGGCGGCCTGCCGGAGATGGCGCGCCGCTGCGAGCAGCGCAGCGGCGCGCTCTACGAAACAATCGACTCCAGCGACCGTTTCTACCGCTCACCCATCGCGCACGAGCGCGACCGCAGTCGGCTCAACGTCGTCTTCCGGCTCCCCACGGAAGAACTGGAGGCGCAGTTCCTGCGAGCGGCCGCAGAGCGCGGGATGGTGGGGCTGCGCGGCCACCGCTCGGTCGGCGGCGTCCGCGCCAGCATGTACAACGCGATGCCGCAGGCAGGCGCCGAGGCGCTCGCGGCGCTGATGCGCGAGTTCGCCGCCGGTGCGGTGGGGCCGTAATACCTAATTAGCCGCGACCTTCGCGCCGCGTGGGCGAAGAGGCGCGGTTGCGACACGTGGCGGTCGCGGTCGAATCCATCGATAGCGCGCTGCCGCTGTGGGAAGCGCTGGGGCTGGAGCTGCGGCACACCGAGGACGTTCCCAGCGAGGGAGTGCGCACTGCACACCTGTCGGCCGGCGGTGCCGAGGTGGAGCTGCTCGAGCCGCTCGCGGACGGTTCTCCCGTCGGCCGCTTTCTCGAGCGGCAGGGGCCGGGGCTGCACCACGTCGCGCTCGAGGTCCCTGATTTAGCGGCGGCGCTGCAACGTTGCAGCGCCGCTGGGCTGGAGCCGCTGGGCGGCGCGGCGCGCGACGGCGCCGAGGGGACGCGCGTCGCGTTCTTCCACCCGCGCGACACTGGGGGGGTGCTGCTGGAACTGGTCGAGCCCGCCCCCAAACCGGTTTAACCGCGGTACCGTGTGCAGAGCCGTTCCCGCATGACAAAAGTAAGGACGTCACCGTATCGGCAGCCGCCGACCCCCGAAGGGCTGCGCGCTATCGAAGAGGGGACGCTCGATTACTTCGACCCCGAAATGTACTCCAACTTCAACACCGAGGTGCTGGAGGAGTATCTCGAGGAGAAGTCGCGCACCGAAGGCTTTGGCTCGACGACCTGGAAATGGGACCAGATTATGCTGGGGCTGGTCATCGGCATCCTGTTCGCGGTCATCAACCAGTACGTCGGGCTCAAGGTCGGGATGATCGTCTCCGGCTCGTGGTACGTCGCCTACCTTACGGCGATGGCGCTGCGCTGGACCCCGGGCGAGGTGAACCTCTCCGCCTCCGCTTCGACCGGCGCCTCAATGGTCTGCACCGGTTTCGTGTTTACGTATCCTGCCATCTATCTGCTCGCCTACTCCTCGAAATACCGCCTGCCAGACGGCAGCCACCTCATTGACGCCTCGCTGCTGCTGCCCGAGTCGTGGGTACTGGCGGGAGTGGCGCTGGTGGCCTCAATCCTGGGCGGGATGCTGGGCGTGCTCTACTTCATCATCTTTCGGAGAGTGTGGCTGGTCGAGGACCCGCTGCCGCTGCCGGGCTTCGAAGCCAATGTAAAATTGATGGACATCGCGCGCGAGACCTCAACCGGCTCGGTCGAGAGCGCCCGCCACTCAATCTGGCTGGTCGGCATCTCGACCCTGCTGGTCGGCATCTTCACTTTCCTGCGCGACTTCCCGGTCTTCGCCACCGGCGCGGTTGACGCCGCAGGCGACCCGATTCGCACCTCGGTGCTCGACAAGGGAGCGCACGGACTGGGGGTCGAACGCTACTACGAAGGCGGCGACCTGATGGTGCCGTTCGATTCGGGAATCACCAACTACACCTGGCTCGGCTTCGAGTTCACGCCGCTGATGGGCGCCATCGGCTGGTTCATGAAATTCCGTGTCGCAATGCTGGTGAGCCTCGGGACGTTTTTCACGTGGTTTGTCGTGACGCCGATGGCATTCGCCCTCGATTATCCCTTTTATTACCCGGTCGACGGGCTCTACCACGCCGTCTCCGCCTATCCTGCGGCGTCGCTGAAGTCGTACGCCTACGTTGCGCGCCCGATGGCGATTGGTGCCATCCTGGGCGGCGGCATCACGGCGCTGCTGAAGATGGCGCCGGTCTTCCGCACCACCGCGGCGGACGTTATCGCCATCTTTGCCGGCGGCGATGACGTCGCGCGGCGAGACTACGTCGAAGGCGAAGGCTGGTACGAGTGGCCGGTGACGCATATCCCCGTCATGCTGGTGGTGACGCTGGTCGGGATTACGCTGGTATTCGCGACCGAGTTCGGCTTCATCCCCTCCTTTGTTTTCGCGCTGGTGCTCTGCCTCACGACTTTCGCGCTGGGCGCGATTGCCGTCAAGGTAATGGGCGAGACCAGCATCGAACCCGTATCGGGCACTTCGTTCATCGTACTGCTGATGCTGGTGCTGATTTTCAAGAACCTGCTCGGGCTGCCCGCTAGCGACGCAGCGCTGCTCTCGCTGGTCGGCACGACCGTCTTCGGCGGCGCGATTTCGATGTCGGGAACCGTGATTGGCGACTACAAGGCGGCGCTCTATGTCGGCAACCGCCCGATGCACATCATGAAGACCGAACTGGTCGGCATCATCCCCGGCACGATTGTTTCGGCGCTGTTTGCGGGAATCCTCTCGCTGGCGCTGGCACGCGGGGAGCTGGTACTCTACGCGCCACAGGCGAATGCCTTCGCGGCCTTCGCACAAATCATGCTCGGCGGCGAGACGCCGTGGCAGCTGCTCTCGCTCGGTTTCGGCATCGGCGTCTTCATGGAGCTGCTGACCGGGATGGGGACCGCCTTCGGGCTGGGGATGTACCTGCCGATGGTGGTGACGCTGCCGATGGTCGTCGGCGGGGCGCTGCGCGACCTGTGGGAGCTGAAAGTGCTGGAGCCGGCGGTCGAGCGCGAAGGGCTCGGCGAGAAGGGGCGCACGCTGAAGCTGCTCAACACCTACATGATTGCGACCGGGCTGATTGTGGGTGAGGCGCTGATGGGGACCGTGCTCGCCATCTACTACGTGCTGCCGCTACTGGGCGGGGGCTAACCTCTTATAAGAGCCGGTCTTCGAGCCGCTCCGGGGCAGCGCATGGCGAAAGAAGAGTACGAGACACCGCTGATTGACGCCTACAACCGCACCCACTTGGACGTATTGCACGAGGATGGTAGCTGGTACCATCCTTTCCTGCCCACGGGAGTCTTCATGGAAGACCTCGGGCCAGTCATCGAGGAGCAGCTGGTCAAGACCTATAACGAATGCGAGCGGGAGGCGGAAAAATACTTCGAGGAACGCGTGCGCGAGCGCTTCGCCTCGGTCTTCGCTGACGCCAACCCGGTTGACCTGCGCGGGCTGCTGCCGAAGAAGCCTCCGGTCGAGTGGGCCGAGCTCCCGGTAGAGGTGCAGCGAGAACTGCAGAATGTCCACGACGCTGCTCAGGAAGAAGGAATTACCGAGAGAACGTTGAAAAAGCGGGTCCGCCAGTACCTTATCGACCAGTATATTATCGAGGATTGATCGTGGCGGACGAAAAAATGAAACCGAAGAGGGTGATGCTGGACCCCCGCGGCGGCCGTCCGCGCGAGAAATCCAGAACCCATATTGAGGGGCTGGACCGCATCCTCAACGGCGGCATTCCCATTGGCAACACTACCCTGCTGGCGGGCACTGTCGGCTCGGGGAAAACCACGCTGGCGATGGAATACCTGATTAACGGCGCCAAGCGGGGCGAGAATACCTGTTACATCTCGGTCACCGAGCCCTCTTCCAAAATGCTTGAGAACCTGCGTACCTACGGCTTTTTCGAAGACTCGCTGGTTACTGAGGGGAAACTGAACGTCTTCGACCTCGGGATTATCAATGACCGGCTGGGAGTCGAGCGGCTCGATGGTTCCTACACTTCCAAGGACATGGAGGCACTGCTGGGGGCGTTCGAGGATATCGTCGATGAGCTCCAGATTACGCGACTGGTGATTGACTCGATTACCGCCATTTGCTA
It contains:
- a CDS encoding OPT/YSL family transporter — its product is MTKVRTSPYRQPPTPEGLRAIEEGTLDYFDPEMYSNFNTEVLEEYLEEKSRTEGFGSTTWKWDQIMLGLVIGILFAVINQYVGLKVGMIVSGSWYVAYLTAMALRWTPGEVNLSASASTGASMVCTGFVFTYPAIYLLAYSSKYRLPDGSHLIDASLLLPESWVLAGVALVASILGGMLGVLYFIIFRRVWLVEDPLPLPGFEANVKLMDIARETSTGSVESARHSIWLVGISTLLVGIFTFLRDFPVFATGAVDAAGDPIRTSVLDKGAHGLGVERYYEGGDLMVPFDSGITNYTWLGFEFTPLMGAIGWFMKFRVAMLVSLGTFFTWFVVTPMAFALDYPFYYPVDGLYHAVSAYPAASLKSYAYVARPMAIGAILGGGITALLKMAPVFRTTAADVIAIFAGGDDVARRDYVEGEGWYEWPVTHIPVMLVVTLVGITLVFATEFGFIPSFVFALVLCLTTFALGAIAVKVMGETSIEPVSGTSFIVLLMLVLIFKNLLGLPASDAALLSLVGTTVFGGAISMSGTVIGDYKAALYVGNRPMHIMKTELVGIIPGTIVSALFAGILSLALARGELVLYAPQANAFAAFAQIMLGGETPWQLLSLGFGIGVFMELLTGMGTAFGLGMYLPMVVTLPMVVGGALRDLWELKVLEPAVEREGLGEKGRTLKLLNTYMIATGLIVGEALMGTVLAIYYVLPLLGGG
- the gvpD gene encoding gas vesicle protein GvpD → MKPKRVMLDPRGGRPREKSRTHIEGLDRILNGGIPIGNTTLLAGTVGSGKTTLAMEYLINGAKRGENTCYISVTEPSSKMLENLRTYGFFEDSLVTEGKLNVFDLGIINDRLGVERLDGSYTSKDMEALLGAFEDIVDELQITRLVIDSITAICYQLPDKGAIRNFIFRLGQFLATFGCTTMLISETVVDARTQTYSIFGVEEAVADGVVLMGNVQRQGDLLRTLQVVKMRGAKHSRSRQLVELTPIGLSIVPLLKWGQDTGQVFT